One stretch of Rosistilla oblonga DNA includes these proteins:
- a CDS encoding trans-sulfuration enzyme family protein: protein MKFRTRAIHDGNSIDPQTGAVVPPIHLASTFRQPGAGEWGEFDYSRSGNPTRSNLQATLNSLEGAVGSLAFSSGMAATHCVTMLLGNGDHVVAGKDIYGGTYRLLHKICDRNGISVTLVDMTDLDAVAAAIQPNTKLLWAETIGNPLFSIPNLTALAELAHSRGALIGVDNTFGTPVLVRPLEFGIDIVMHSATKYLGGHSDCLGGTLSVADKELYDRLYFVQNATGAVLDPFSSFLIGRGLKTLDVRIREQSKTAARLADWLAAHPRVSRVYYPGLTSHPGHELAARQFDGIYGAMLGFELAGDFKATAAMVGKTHLFHLAVSLGAVESLIEQPASMSHASYDPADRAKAGISDALVRLSVGLEDFDDLRQDIEQAIESV from the coding sequence ATGAAATTCCGCACACGCGCTATCCACGACGGCAACTCGATCGATCCGCAGACCGGAGCCGTCGTGCCGCCGATCCATCTCGCCAGCACGTTTCGCCAACCCGGGGCGGGTGAGTGGGGCGAGTTCGATTATTCGCGCAGCGGCAATCCGACGCGATCGAACCTGCAAGCGACGCTCAATTCGCTCGAGGGTGCTGTCGGTTCATTGGCTTTCAGCAGCGGGATGGCGGCGACGCACTGCGTGACGATGCTGTTGGGCAATGGCGACCATGTCGTCGCCGGCAAAGACATCTATGGCGGCACCTACCGCTTGCTGCACAAGATCTGCGATCGCAACGGGATCTCGGTGACGCTTGTCGACATGACCGACCTGGACGCTGTCGCCGCGGCGATCCAACCGAATACAAAACTGCTGTGGGCGGAAACGATCGGCAACCCGCTGTTCTCGATCCCCAACCTCACCGCGCTTGCGGAACTGGCCCATTCCCGCGGCGCCCTGATCGGTGTCGACAACACCTTCGGAACGCCCGTCTTGGTGCGGCCGCTGGAATTTGGGATCGACATCGTCATGCACTCGGCCACCAAATACCTCGGTGGCCACAGCGATTGCTTGGGCGGAACCCTCTCGGTCGCCGACAAAGAACTCTACGACCGACTCTATTTTGTCCAAAACGCAACCGGCGCGGTCCTCGATCCGTTCAGTAGCTTTCTGATCGGCCGCGGGCTCAAGACGCTGGACGTTCGGATTCGCGAGCAGAGTAAAACCGCGGCGCGATTGGCCGATTGGCTCGCCGCCCACCCTCGTGTCTCGCGAGTCTATTATCCCGGGCTCACATCGCATCCCGGCCACGAACTGGCCGCGCGCCAATTCGACGGCATCTACGGTGCGATGCTCGGCTTTGAACTGGCGGGAGACTTTAAGGCGACCGCCGCGATGGTGGGCAAGACGCACCTGTTTCACTTGGCCGTCAGTTTGGGGGCGGTCGAATCGCTGATCGAACAACCTGCATCGATGTCGCACGCCAGTTACGATCCCGCCGACCGCGCCAAAGCTGGCATCTCCGACGCGCTGGTCCGCCTGTCGGTGGGTCTAGAAGATTTTGACGATCTACGACAAGATATCGAACAAGCCATCGAATCGGTTTGA
- a CDS encoding M16 family metallopeptidase — protein MTLEFKQHTLANGLQIIAEINPAGYTAAFGFFVRSGARDEQPEELGLSHFLEHMVFKGTARRTAADVNRELDELGGQANAYTSEEQTVYYTTVLPKYQDRAIDLLCDIMRPALRDDDFQTERQVILEEIAKYDDQPPFGAFERSMELYFGGHPLGGRVLGTPESIGEMTSSAMRKYFERRYDPQNMLLSVAGCVDFDAVVRQVEALAGDWPSADLPPRIAAPTVGGEAKVELEVPDSSQTYVIRVGAAPAISSDDRFAMRMLVSMMGEEGGSRLFWDLIDTGRADVATMWTQEFQDTGLLFTYLSCAPDDVESNLALVDGAIEVFVKNGPTSEEIQQTQNRMCAGLILSSERPSNRMFSIGNAWQMRGVYETLDDQLKRYRGVGEADLHRVLAEYPMRFTTEVRTVTKTPAE, from the coding sequence ATGACTTTGGAATTCAAACAGCACACGCTTGCCAACGGCCTGCAAATCATCGCGGAGATCAATCCGGCGGGCTACACCGCTGCATTTGGGTTCTTCGTTCGCAGCGGTGCTCGCGACGAACAGCCCGAGGAATTGGGGCTGAGCCATTTCCTGGAGCACATGGTCTTCAAGGGGACCGCGCGGCGAACGGCTGCCGACGTGAATCGTGAGCTGGATGAACTGGGCGGCCAAGCGAACGCTTACACCAGCGAAGAGCAAACGGTTTATTACACGACCGTATTGCCGAAGTACCAGGACCGGGCAATCGATCTGTTATGCGACATCATGCGTCCGGCGCTGCGCGACGACGACTTCCAGACCGAGCGTCAGGTGATCCTCGAAGAGATCGCTAAATACGATGACCAACCGCCGTTTGGTGCGTTTGAACGTTCGATGGAACTCTATTTTGGCGGTCATCCGCTGGGCGGCCGCGTGCTGGGGACTCCCGAATCGATCGGCGAGATGACATCGAGCGCGATGCGGAAGTACTTCGAACGGCGCTACGATCCGCAAAACATGCTGCTGTCGGTCGCGGGATGCGTCGATTTCGACGCCGTCGTCCGCCAGGTCGAAGCGCTCGCCGGCGATTGGCCCTCGGCTGATCTCCCGCCGCGAATCGCCGCGCCAACCGTCGGTGGCGAAGCGAAAGTCGAACTGGAGGTACCCGATTCCAGCCAGACGTACGTGATCCGCGTTGGCGCCGCTCCTGCGATCTCCAGCGACGACCGCTTCGCGATGCGAATGCTCGTCTCGATGATGGGAGAAGAAGGGGGCAGCCGACTGTTCTGGGACCTGATCGACACCGGCCGCGCCGACGTCGCGACGATGTGGACTCAAGAGTTTCAAGACACGGGGTTGCTGTTCACCTATCTCAGTTGTGCCCCGGACGATGTCGAATCGAACCTGGCGCTCGTCGATGGAGCGATTGAAGTTTTCGTTAAAAATGGACCGACCAGCGAAGAGATCCAGCAAACCCAAAACCGCATGTGCGCCGGGCTGATCCTGTCGAGCGAGCGGCCGAGCAATCGGATGTTTTCGATCGGCAACGCCTGGCAAATGCGAGGCGTTTATGAGACGCTCGACGATCAATTGAAGAGATATCGCGGCGTTGGCGAAGCAGATCTGCATCGGGTGCTTGCCGAATATCCGATGCGGTTCACGACCGAGGTTCGCACCGTCACCAAGACACCGGCGGAGTAG
- a CDS encoding M16 family metallopeptidase — MPWLRSAAFAFMLPAGCRYEPHDRLGLAGFVNEMIQRGAGNYSSRDLVAVQDNLGLDRSSSISTAHGSFGGSMPAESLPEALTLYADIVRHPHLPGDQIEDARLMCLQELAAAEDDLPQTLMNRLKQMHFGDVLGRTSLGDEAGLMAIDAADLRRFYQQHYQPRGAMLSVAGNFDWDVVRDHVEKLFADWQPHDPAPDQPIVGRAGYEHIEHPSQQTHLGIAFPAVRYGDPEYYPMRAAVGVLSDGMSSRLFTRVREERGLCYTISAGCHSTREGGGVFCYAGTTAERAQETLDVTLQELQGIADGIEEGELERLKVRIQSSLIMEQESSASRASAIVSDWYLLGRVQSRDELQKKIDALTTADLVDYWKRNPPKDLRIVTVGPEPLKVP, encoded by the coding sequence ATGCCCTGGCTGCGCTCCGCGGCGTTTGCCTTCATGCTGCCCGCTGGCTGCCGATATGAACCGCACGACCGCTTGGGGCTTGCCGGTTTCGTCAACGAGATGATCCAACGCGGCGCGGGCAATTACAGCAGCCGCGATCTGGTCGCCGTTCAAGACAATCTGGGTTTGGACCGATCCAGCAGCATCTCCACCGCGCACGGCAGTTTCGGTGGATCGATGCCAGCCGAATCGCTTCCCGAAGCGCTGACGCTGTACGCAGATATCGTGCGTCACCCGCATCTGCCGGGCGACCAGATCGAAGACGCTCGGCTGATGTGCTTGCAAGAACTCGCCGCCGCCGAAGACGACCTGCCGCAAACGCTGATGAACCGTCTGAAGCAGATGCATTTTGGCGACGTCCTGGGGCGGACTTCGCTAGGTGACGAAGCCGGTTTGATGGCGATCGACGCCGCTGATCTGCGGCGTTTTTATCAGCAGCACTACCAACCTCGCGGGGCGATGTTGTCGGTCGCAGGAAATTTCGATTGGGACGTCGTCCGCGACCACGTCGAAAAGTTGTTTGCCGATTGGCAACCGCACGATCCGGCCCCCGATCAACCGATCGTCGGCCGCGCGGGGTACGAACACATCGAACATCCATCGCAACAGACGCACCTCGGAATCGCGTTCCCCGCGGTTCGCTATGGCGATCCGGAATACTACCCGATGCGAGCGGCTGTCGGCGTTTTGAGCGATGGGATGAGCAGTCGGTTGTTCACGCGAGTCCGCGAGGAGCGTGGGCTGTGCTACACGATCTCCGCCGGTTGTCATTCGACCCGCGAAGGGGGTGGCGTCTTCTGTTATGCAGGGACGACGGCCGAGCGCGCTCAAGAGACGCTCGACGTCACGCTGCAGGAACTGCAGGGGATCGCCGACGGAATCGAAGAGGGCGAACTGGAGCGGTTGAAGGTGCGGATTCAAAGCAGCCTGATCATGGAACAGGAATCGAGCGCGTCGCGAGCCTCGGCGATCGTTTCGGATTGGTACCTGTTGGGCCGCGTGCAATCGCGCGACGAATTGCAAAAGAAAATCGACGCACTGACGACCGCCGATCTCGTCGATTACTGGAAACGCAATCCGCCAAAAGACTTGCGGATCGTGACCGTTGGCCCCGAACCGTTGAAGGTTCCTTAA
- a CDS encoding 2-hydroxyacid dehydrogenase has translation MKDIILTDPLPKFFLPPAQVRCELRYFDSATDADFAAARGILAYGHVRIDAPMMDRCPQLRVISNHGVGVDHIDLQAAAARGIPVGNTPGCVDAATADLTIALMLATARRLVVSDAFARSAEFTQYNPAILIGQEVTGSTLGIVGMGRIGCEVARRAKAFQMRLLYHNRSRRPEAEAEFGAEYRSLDDLLQESDFVSLNCPLTAETTGLIGAAELGKMKPTGILLNLARGQVVDTQALYEALRDEKIQAAGLDVTDPEPLPRDHPLLQLSNVIITPHLGSATGRTRHTMMQRTLENLFAGLDGKPLPNEVK, from the coding sequence ATGAAAGACATCATTCTCACCGATCCGCTGCCAAAGTTCTTTTTGCCTCCCGCGCAGGTGCGATGTGAACTGCGCTATTTCGATTCGGCAACCGACGCCGACTTCGCCGCCGCTCGCGGTATCTTGGCGTACGGGCACGTCCGGATCGACGCCCCGATGATGGATCGTTGTCCCCAGTTGCGCGTGATCAGCAACCATGGTGTTGGAGTCGATCATATCGATTTGCAGGCTGCCGCGGCGCGAGGTATTCCGGTCGGCAATACGCCCGGATGTGTCGACGCGGCGACCGCCGATCTGACGATCGCCCTGATGTTGGCGACGGCGCGAAGGTTGGTCGTCAGCGATGCCTTTGCCCGCAGCGCGGAATTCACGCAATACAACCCAGCGATCTTGATCGGCCAAGAAGTGACCGGCAGCACGTTGGGAATCGTTGGAATGGGGCGGATCGGATGCGAAGTGGCGCGGCGAGCCAAAGCATTCCAAATGCGGCTGCTGTATCACAACCGGTCCCGCCGTCCCGAAGCCGAAGCCGAGTTTGGCGCCGAGTACCGGTCGCTGGACGATCTGCTGCAAGAGTCCGATTTTGTTTCGCTGAACTGTCCGCTGACGGCGGAGACGACTGGTTTGATCGGCGCGGCGGAACTTGGAAAGATGAAGCCGACCGGGATCCTGTTGAATCTGGCTCGCGGTCAGGTCGTCGATACGCAGGCGTTATACGAAGCGCTCCGCGATGAAAAGATCCAAGCAGCGGGATTGGACGTCACCGATCCCGAACCGTTGCCCCGAGATCATCCGCTGTTGCAGTTGTCCAACGTGATCATCACGCCGCATCTGGGCAGCGCCACCGGCCGCACGCGTCACACGATGATGCAGCGAACGCTCGAAAACCTGTTCGCCGGCCTCGACGGTAAACCGCTGCCCAACGAAGTCAAATAG
- a CDS encoding DUF1207 domain-containing protein, protein MAGSLAWILVLLTAPQSIVTGDDRIAAVSWSEVAALAADPVVTVDEPAVIFDPAAQPIPPLPPAMITAAAPRDAWTWQTLPEGLLWHSYMAGPHEPRISTVLFSEHDGGAFWDATLGGRVGLLRYGSSDAKHPEGWQWDLEGAVITRLDLYNSEDVESNDFRFGTELTKALGAWSLKFGYFHISSHVGDEYMERNPTFERINYVTESLVLGASYQAYESLRLYGETAFAFKMSGGARPWQFQTGFEFVPAPKSLKWGGPFSAMNLDIREAVGYSPSLTAQMGWQIPGSQSGRRLRWGAQYTNGHSSQFEFFQRKEQTIGGGIWFDY, encoded by the coding sequence GTGGCTGGATCCCTTGCCTGGATCTTGGTGCTGCTGACTGCCCCGCAGTCCATTGTCACCGGCGACGATCGAATTGCCGCTGTGTCGTGGAGTGAAGTCGCTGCGCTGGCTGCCGACCCGGTTGTCACCGTCGACGAACCGGCTGTCATTTTTGATCCGGCAGCCCAGCCCATCCCGCCGCTGCCGCCAGCGATGATCACCGCGGCGGCGCCTCGAGACGCGTGGACTTGGCAGACGCTGCCCGAGGGTTTGCTGTGGCACTCATATATGGCGGGGCCTCACGAACCGCGGATCTCGACGGTGCTCTTCAGCGAACATGATGGCGGTGCGTTTTGGGACGCGACGTTAGGTGGCCGCGTCGGCCTGCTGCGTTATGGCTCCAGCGACGCGAAGCACCCCGAGGGTTGGCAATGGGATCTGGAAGGGGCGGTGATCACGCGTTTGGATCTGTACAACTCCGAGGACGTTGAGTCGAACGATTTCCGCTTCGGCACCGAGCTGACAAAAGCTTTGGGAGCCTGGTCGCTGAAGTTTGGCTACTTCCACATCAGCTCACACGTGGGCGACGAATATATGGAGCGGAACCCGACGTTTGAACGGATTAATTACGTCACCGAATCGCTGGTTCTGGGAGCGAGCTACCAAGCCTACGAATCGCTGCGTCTGTACGGCGAAACCGCTTTTGCATTCAAGATGTCTGGCGGTGCGAGGCCTTGGCAATTTCAAACCGGTTTTGAGTTTGTGCCAGCTCCCAAGTCGCTGAAGTGGGGCGGTCCGTTTTCCGCGATGAATCTCGACATCCGCGAAGCGGTTGGGTATTCGCCCAGTTTGACGGCCCAAATGGGCTGGCAAATTCCGGGCAGCCAATCGGGCCGGCGGCTCCGCTGGGGCGCTCAATACACCAACGGCCACAGCAGCCAATTCGAATTC